One genomic region from Equus asinus isolate D_3611 breed Donkey chromosome 8, EquAss-T2T_v2, whole genome shotgun sequence encodes:
- the GRK3 gene encoding G protein-coupled receptor kinase 3 isoform X3, whose amino-acid sequence MKELLSCSHPFSRQAVEHVQSHLSKKQVTSTLFQPYIEEICDSLRGNIFQKFMESDKFTRFCQWKNVELNIHLTMNDFSVHRIIGRGGFGEVYGCRKADTGKMYAMKCLDKKRIKMKQGETLALNERIMLSLVSTGDCPFIVCMTYAFHTPDKLCFILDLMNGGDLHYHLSQHGVFSEKEMRFYATEIILGLEHMHNRFVVYRDLKPANILLDEHGHVRISDLGLACDFSKKKPHASVGTHGYMAPEVLQKGTAYDSSADWFSLGCMLFKLLRGHSPFRQHKTKDKHEIDRMTLTVNVELPDTFSPELKSLLQGLLQRDVSKRLGCHGGGAQEVKGHSFFKGVDWQHVYLQKYPPPLIPPRGEVNAADAFDIGSFDEEDTKGVKLLDCDQELYKNFPLVISERWQQEIAETVYEAVNTDTDKLEARKRAKNKQLGHEEDYALGRDCIMHGYMLKLGNPFLTQWQRRYFYLFPNRLEWRGEGESRQNLLTMEQILSVEETQIKDKKCILLRIKGGKQFVLQCESDPEFVQWKKELTETFTEAQRLLRRAPKFLNKPRAGLLELAKPPLCHRNSNGL is encoded by the exons TGACAAGTTCACTAGATTTTGTCAGTGGAAAAACGTAGAATTAAATATCCAT TTGACCATGAATGATTTCAGCGTCCATAGGATCATCGGACGAGGAGGATTTGGTGAAGTGTATGGCTGCAGGAAAGCAGACACTGGAAAAAT GTATGCTATGAAATGCTTAGATAAGAAGAGGATCAAGATGAAACAAGGAGAAACATTAGCCTTAAATGAAAGGATTATGTTGTCTCTCGTGAGTACAGGA GATTGTCCTTTCATTGTCTGTATGACCTACGCCTTCCACACTCCGGATAAACTCTGCTTCATCCTGGATCTGATGAACG GGGGCGATTTGCACTATCACCTTTCACAGCACGGGGTCTTTTCTGAGAAGGAGATGCGGTTCTATGCCACGGAGATCATCCTGGGGCTGGAGCACATGCACAACCGGTTTGTCGTCTACAGGGATCTGAAG ccCGCAAACATCCTCTTGGACGAACACGGACACGTGCGGATATCAGATCTCGGCCTGGCCTgtgatttttccaaaaagaagCCACACGCCAGCGT TGGCACCCATGGGTACATGGCTCCCGAGGTGCTCCAGAAGGGGACGGCGTATGACAGCAGTGCCGACTGGTTCTCCCTGGGTTGCATGCTGTTCAAACTTCTGAGAGG TCACAGCCCTTTCAGACAACATAAAACCAAAGATAAGCACGAGATAGACCGAATGACGCTGACCGTG aatgtGGAACTTCCAGACACTTTCTCCCCTGAGCTGAAGTCCCTCCTGCAGGGCCTGCTCCAGCGAGACGTCAGTAAGCGGCTCGGCTGTCACGGCGGCGG CGCACAGGAGGTGAAAGGGCACAGCTTTTTCAAGGGCGTTGACTGGCAGCATGTCTACCTGCAGAAG TATCCTCCACCCCTGATCCCTCCCCGGGGCGAAGTCAATGCTGCCGACGCCTTTGACATCGGTTCGTTTGACGAAGAGGATACCAAAGGCGTCAAG CTTCTTGACTGCGACCAAGAGCTCTACAAGAATTTCCCCTTGGTGATCTCTGAGCGCTGGCAGCAGGAAATTGCCGAAACCGTTTACGAAGCAGTAAACACCGACACGGATAAACTCgaggccaggaagagagctaAAAATAAGCAGCTCGGCCACGAAGAAG ATTACGCTCTGGGAAGAGACTGCATCATGCACGGGTACATGCTGAAGCTGGGGAACCCGTTTCTGACTCAGTGGCAGCGGCGATATTTTTACCTCTTTCCAAACCGACTGGAATGGAGAGGCGAGGGGGAGTCCCGA CAAAATTTACTGACAATGGAACAGATTCTGTCTGTGGAAGAAACTCAGATTAAAGACAAAAAGTGCATTTTGTTGCGGATAAAAGGAGGGAAGCAATTTGTCTTGCAATGTGAG AGTGACCCCGAGTTTGTGCAGTGGAAGAAGGAGCTCACCGAGACCTTCACGGAGGCCCAGCGGCTCTTGCGGCGCGCCCCCAAGTTCCTCAACAAACCTCGAGCTGGGCTGCTCGAGCTCGCCAAGCCGCCCCTCTGCCACAGGAACAGCAATGGCCTCTGA